From the genome of Candidatus Methylopumilus rimovensis, one region includes:
- a CDS encoding TIGR01244 family sulfur transferase — protein MKFAKINNELTVSDQITIEDLKEIHAQGYKTIFCNRPDQESEGQLAFSLIEKEAQNLGIKAIHQPVVGGQISDVDIIQFDAYFKVAQKPVFAYCRTGTRCSTLWALSHASTLPIDDILSKTQNAGYDLSSLRDRLNALK, from the coding sequence ATGAAATTTGCAAAAATAAATAACGAACTGACTGTCTCTGATCAAATCACGATCGAAGACTTAAAAGAGATTCATGCGCAAGGATACAAAACTATATTTTGTAATCGGCCTGACCAAGAGTCTGAAGGCCAGTTAGCTTTTTCACTCATCGAAAAAGAAGCTCAAAATTTAGGTATTAAAGCAATTCATCAGCCGGTGGTAGGCGGACAAATTTCAGATGTTGATATTATTCAATTTGACGCTTATTTTAAGGTAGCTCAAAAACCTGTTTTTGCTTATTGTCGAACAGGCACCCGTTGTTCAACACTCTGGGCTCTTTCCCATGCAAGCACACTACCTATTGATGATATTTTGAGCAAGACTCAAAATGCAGGCTATGACCTATCTTCATTAAGAGATCGTCTCAACGCGCTTAAATAA
- the hemW gene encoding radical SAM family heme chaperone HemW, translating to MSQTSRLAIPPPLSLYIHIPWCVKKCPYCDFNSHEHKETQSFTDMESMYVDALIKDLEYSLPKIWGRKIHSIFFGGGTPSLFSGKAIHKILSQVRALTPILYDAEITLEANPGTIDTNHFADYKDAGVTRVSLGIQSFNDAHLKSLGRIHDSEDAKKGIEIAMYHFDKVNLDLMYALPHQTLDEAMDDAKTATSFNTQHLSFYHLTIEPNTFFFKHPPQLPLDDESAVMQETIEIILSEHGYEHYETSAFAKPKSQCQHNLNYWQFGDYLGIGAGAHSKLTFHDKMTRESRYKNPKQYMEKVNSQNMIESETIIHENDLAFEFMMNHLRLIDGFTIQSFEEKTGLTISSIEKELKTAVDKKLISINHEMIKPTVLGQRFLNDLLGIFLK from the coding sequence ATGAGTCAAACTTCAAGACTCGCTATCCCACCGCCACTATCGCTTTATATTCATATTCCTTGGTGTGTAAAAAAATGTCCCTATTGTGATTTCAATTCCCATGAACATAAAGAAACACAAAGTTTTACTGATATGGAATCTATGTATGTGGATGCGCTCATTAAAGATCTTGAATACTCTCTACCTAAAATTTGGGGTAGAAAAATTCATTCAATTTTTTTTGGTGGTGGAACACCAAGTCTTTTTAGCGGAAAAGCTATTCATAAAATTTTAAGTCAAGTTCGCGCGCTCACACCAATCTTATATGATGCTGAAATTACACTTGAGGCCAATCCAGGTACGATTGATACCAATCACTTTGCGGATTATAAAGATGCTGGTGTTACAAGAGTTTCGCTTGGAATTCAATCATTTAATGATGCGCATCTCAAATCATTAGGTCGCATTCATGATAGTGAAGATGCTAAAAAAGGCATTGAAATTGCGATGTATCATTTTGATAAGGTGAATTTAGATTTAATGTACGCATTACCTCATCAAACATTAGATGAAGCGATGGATGATGCTAAAACAGCAACCTCTTTCAATACACAGCATTTATCTTTTTATCATTTAACAATTGAACCAAATACTTTCTTTTTTAAGCATCCTCCTCAATTACCACTAGATGATGAGAGTGCAGTGATGCAAGAAACTATTGAAATTATATTAAGTGAACATGGTTATGAGCATTATGAAACATCTGCTTTTGCAAAACCTAAATCACAATGCCAACATAATTTGAATTATTGGCAATTTGGAGATTACTTAGGTATAGGCGCAGGTGCTCATAGTAAACTTACATTTCATGACAAAATGACACGTGAAAGTCGCTACAAAAATCCGAAGCAATATATGGAAAAAGTAAATTCACAAAATATGATTGAGTCAGAAACAATCATTCATGAAAATGATTTGGCTTTCGAATTTATGATGAATCATTTACGCCTTATTGATGGATTTACTATTCAAAGTTTTGAAGAAAAAACTGGATTAACTATTTCATCTATTGAAAAGGAACTTAAAACTGCAGTGGATAAAAAACTGATTAGCATAAATCACGAAATGATTAAGCCAACAGTTCTAGGTCAGCGATTCTTAAATGACCTGCTTGGCATTTTTTTAAAGTAG
- the rdgB gene encoding RdgB/HAM1 family non-canonical purine NTP pyrophosphatase has protein sequence MKKQIVIATSNAKKLIEIQSILNDMSVEILPQSHFKIEASEEPFHTFVENALIKARHASRLSKLPAIADDSGICVDALDGKPGVLSARYAGEPSSDEKNNEKLLKSLENESNRKAHYICVIVFVKHEMDPEPIIVEGIWHGEILKVPRGSGGFGYDPLFLDHMTEKAVAELPTDIKNRISHRGQALQKLKLKLNQIYG, from the coding sequence ATGAAGAAACAAATCGTCATTGCAACAAGCAATGCCAAAAAACTCATCGAAATTCAGTCAATTTTAAATGACATGAGTGTCGAGATACTTCCGCAATCACACTTTAAAATTGAGGCAAGTGAGGAGCCTTTTCATACATTCGTTGAAAATGCACTTATTAAAGCAAGGCATGCAAGCCGTTTATCAAAATTACCTGCGATTGCAGATGATTCAGGTATTTGTGTCGATGCACTTGATGGTAAACCTGGTGTTTTATCTGCTCGATATGCAGGAGAACCTTCATCGGATGAAAAAAATAATGAAAAACTTTTAAAAAGTTTAGAAAACGAATCAAATCGAAAAGCGCATTACATTTGTGTCATTGTATTTGTAAAACATGAAATGGATCCGGAGCCCATCATTGTTGAGGGTATTTGGCATGGAGAAATTCTGAAAGTCCCAAGAGGTTCAGGTGGTTTTGGTTATGACCCCTTATTTTTAGATCATATGACTGAAAAAGCTGTGGCAGAATTGCCTACAGACATTAAAAATAGAATTAGTCATCGCGGACAAGCATTACAAAAACTTAAATTAAAACTAAATCAGATTTATGGATAA
- the rph gene encoding ribonuclease PH, whose amino-acid sequence MRLNQRAHNQLRPVEIIRHYTKHAEGSVLIKFGDTHVLCTASIDEKVPSFLKGQNQGWITAEYGMLPRSTGSRMDREAARGKQSGRTQEIQRLIGRSLRAIIDLKKLGERTIQIDCDVIQADGGTRTASITGAYVAVHDAISHLINQKLISESPLIDAVAAISVGLHEGKTLLDLDYSEDSSCDTDMNIVMTGSGGFVEIQGTAEGTPFSREMMDQMSDLAAEGIKELIQLQKNVLK is encoded by the coding sequence ATGAGATTAAATCAACGCGCTCACAACCAATTAAGACCGGTTGAAATTATTAGGCATTACACAAAACATGCTGAAGGTTCTGTCTTAATTAAATTCGGTGATACCCATGTGTTATGCACTGCAAGTATTGATGAAAAAGTACCCTCTTTTTTAAAAGGCCAAAATCAAGGTTGGATTACAGCAGAATATGGGATGCTTCCAAGATCAACAGGATCTAGAATGGATAGGGAAGCTGCGCGAGGAAAACAATCAGGTCGCACTCAAGAAATTCAACGTCTTATTGGACGAAGCTTAAGAGCCATTATCGATTTAAAAAAACTTGGTGAACGCACCATTCAAATTGATTGTGATGTAATTCAAGCTGACGGTGGTACCCGCACTGCAAGTATTACAGGGGCTTATGTCGCGGTTCACGATGCAATTTCACATTTAATAAATCAAAAACTTATTTCCGAATCCCCATTGATTGATGCTGTAGCAGCTATTTCTGTCGGTCTCCATGAAGGAAAAACTTTATTAGATTTAGATTATTCGGAAGATTCAAGTTGCGACACAGATATGAATATTGTCATGACAGGCTCAGGTGGTTTTGTGGAAATTCAAGGCACTGCCGAAGGCACACCTTTTTCTCGCGAGATGATGGATCAAATGTCTGACCTTGCAGCAGAGGGCATTAAAGAACTTATTCAATTACAAAAAAACGTTTTAAAGTAA
- a CDS encoding YicC/YloC family endoribonuclease: MALSMTGFSFKEADTEQGILLLEFRSLNNRYLELQVKLDESLRSFEPMIRDLISAEIKRGKVDCRIYFKSKTHALDVKNVDTIKLKQLATSVDEIAKYFPHVQPINALDILKTTEIMHDQSVNINLLEQDLKKNLKEALIEIQASKAREGEKLQKILLDKLKDIEMLIDEAKKILPVLIKEYQTKIENKFKDALIAIDDDRLKQEFLIFIQKMDIDEELNRITSHIDEVRRLLKTDGAIGKKLDFMMQELNREANTLGSKSISPKTSQISVDLKVLIEQMREQIQNIE, from the coding sequence ATGGCTTTAAGTATGACCGGTTTTTCTTTTAAAGAAGCAGATACAGAACAGGGTATTTTGCTCCTTGAATTTCGGTCTTTAAATAATCGATATTTAGAGCTCCAAGTTAAATTAGACGAATCCTTAAGGTCTTTTGAGCCCATGATTCGCGATCTGATATCCGCAGAAATTAAAAGAGGCAAAGTAGATTGCAGAATTTATTTTAAATCTAAAACGCATGCGCTTGATGTTAAAAATGTAGATACCATTAAGTTAAAACAGCTCGCAACTTCAGTGGATGAAATTGCAAAATATTTTCCTCATGTTCAACCGATTAATGCGCTCGATATTTTAAAAACAACTGAGATCATGCACGATCAATCGGTCAATATAAACTTGCTTGAGCAAGACCTTAAAAAAAATCTTAAAGAAGCGCTGATCGAAATTCAGGCATCTAAAGCGCGCGAAGGTGAAAAGTTACAAAAGATTTTATTGGACAAATTAAAAGATATTGAAATGCTTATAGATGAAGCTAAAAAAATCTTGCCCGTTTTAATCAAAGAATATCAAACTAAAATTGAAAATAAATTTAAGGATGCATTAATCGCAATTGATGATGATCGACTAAAACAAGAGTTTCTTATTTTTATACAAAAGATGGATATTGACGAAGAGCTTAATCGTATTACATCCCATATCGATGAAGTAAGGCGCTTACTTAAAACAGATGGTGCAATTGGTAAAAAACTAGACTTTATGATGCAAGAACTTAATCGGGAAGCTAATACTTTAGGTTCAAAATCGATTTCACCTAAAACTTCACAAATATCAGTGGATTTAAAAGTTTTGATTGAGCAAATGCGCGAACAAATTCAGAATATTGAATAA